From the Prunus dulcis chromosome 4, ALMONDv2, whole genome shotgun sequence genome, one window contains:
- the LOC117624160 gene encoding homeobox-DDT domain protein RLT1 isoform X2, protein MEESNELHSEENKTSQDNNKKRKLKTPAQLMALEKFYNEHKYPTEEMKSQVAEQLGLSEKQISGWFCHRRLKDKRLSRDETCANGRQDRSSGVIQDRASGLGQDSCGSTKHGDHRYVDPREVESRRLSGHDFPAADITREYRSHYTERVGVMDNTSSESSSSLQDRFFTQNDDPYDVETSRYLAHNGVFSPINSRATENMAYKPSGYLKVKGEAENAAITAVKRQLGRHYQEDGPPLGVEFDLLPPGAFESPIMDSVHEPSIVGNPVLRSPDISGVKGQLSPRTEENLDGECKAMKVYSNPLRVMMNSTDEMAVAKQARVNLPQRDYSTNSFPQLPPRKNQIKGTAMEMPSSFSEDETAETNSSVD, encoded by the exons ATGGAAG AATCAAATGAACTGCATTCTGAGGAGAATAAAACTTCCCaagataataataagaaaagaaagctgAAGACACCAGCCCAGCTTATGGCTTTAGAGAAATTTTATAATG aaCATAAATACCCTACAGAGGAAATGAAATCACAAGTTGCGGAACAGTTAGGATTGTCAGAAAAGCAGATATCTGGATGGTTTTGCCACAGAAGGTTAAAAGACAAAAGATTGTCAAGAGATGAAACTTGTGCTAATGGACGGCAAGATCGTTCAAGTGGTGTTATTCAGGATCGAGCTAGTGGACTTGGGCAAGACTCATGTGGCAGCACTAAACATGGAGATCATAGGTATGTTGATCCAAGGGAGGTTGAAAGTCGAAGGCTTTCTGGGCATGATTTCCCAGCTGCAGATATTACCCGTGAGTATAGGAGTCACTATACCGAAAGAGTTGGTGTCATGGATAATACATCTTCAGAAAGTAGCTCGTCTTTACAAGATAGGTTCTTTACTCAAAATGACGATCCGTATGATGTGGAAACTTCTAGATACCTAGCGCATAATGGAGTCTTTTCACCCATAAATTCCAGGGCCACAGAGAACATGGCATATAAGCCCTCAGGGTATTTGAAAGTGAAAGGTGAAGCAGAAAATGCTGCTATTACAGCTGTTAAGAGGCAACTTGGGAGGCATTATCAGGAGGATGGTCCCCCATTAGGTGTAGAATTTGATTTGCTTCCTCCTGGTGCATTTGAATCCCCGATTATGGATTCAGTCCATG AACCATCCATTGTTGGGAATCCTGTCCTCCGTTCTCCTGACATTTCTGGAGTGAAAGGGCAACTTAGTCCAAGAACT GAGGAGAACCTTGATGGAGAATGCAAGGCCATGAAAGTCTATAGCAATCCACTTAGAGTAATGATGAACTCTACTGATGAAATGGCG GTTGCAAAACAAGCCAGAGTTAATCTCCCTCAGCGAGATTATTCGACAAATTCGTTTCCTCAACTGCCACCTCGTAAAAATCAGATTAAAGG AACTGCTATGGAGATGCCATCTAGCTTCAGTGAGGATGAAACTGCAGAAACCAATTCTTCTGTGGATTGA
- the LOC117624160 gene encoding uncharacterized protein LOC117624160 isoform X1, protein MEESNELHSEENKTSQDNNKKRKLKTPAQLMALEKFYNEHKYPTEEMKSQVAEQLGLSEKQISGWFCHRRLKDKRLSRDETCANGRQDRSSGVIQDRASGLGQDSCGSTKHGDHRYVDPREVESRRLSGHDFPAADITREYRSHYTERVGVMDNTSSESSSSLQDRFFTQNDDPYDVETSRYLAHNGVFSPINSRATENMAYKPSGYLKVKGEAENAAITAVKRQLGRHYQEDGPPLGVEFDLLPPGAFESPIMDSVHEPSIVGNPVLRSPDISGVKGQLSPRTRYEVYNSKFRSQDSYIQQENPCITHGFDLQEKKSSKKLRQKLTYLNHTNSSPGKNSSLDIYDKSVGGTSAYNTNRKDKMRSKRGYSSRKVTSEQTEPCLHEYDRVSSPKLVQRSDYLKPKPSSSIEENLDGECKAMKVYSNPLRVMMNSTDEMAVAKQARVNLPQRDYSTNSFPQLPPRKNQIKGTAMEMPSSFSEDETAETNSSVD, encoded by the exons ATGGAAG AATCAAATGAACTGCATTCTGAGGAGAATAAAACTTCCCaagataataataagaaaagaaagctgAAGACACCAGCCCAGCTTATGGCTTTAGAGAAATTTTATAATG aaCATAAATACCCTACAGAGGAAATGAAATCACAAGTTGCGGAACAGTTAGGATTGTCAGAAAAGCAGATATCTGGATGGTTTTGCCACAGAAGGTTAAAAGACAAAAGATTGTCAAGAGATGAAACTTGTGCTAATGGACGGCAAGATCGTTCAAGTGGTGTTATTCAGGATCGAGCTAGTGGACTTGGGCAAGACTCATGTGGCAGCACTAAACATGGAGATCATAGGTATGTTGATCCAAGGGAGGTTGAAAGTCGAAGGCTTTCTGGGCATGATTTCCCAGCTGCAGATATTACCCGTGAGTATAGGAGTCACTATACCGAAAGAGTTGGTGTCATGGATAATACATCTTCAGAAAGTAGCTCGTCTTTACAAGATAGGTTCTTTACTCAAAATGACGATCCGTATGATGTGGAAACTTCTAGATACCTAGCGCATAATGGAGTCTTTTCACCCATAAATTCCAGGGCCACAGAGAACATGGCATATAAGCCCTCAGGGTATTTGAAAGTGAAAGGTGAAGCAGAAAATGCTGCTATTACAGCTGTTAAGAGGCAACTTGGGAGGCATTATCAGGAGGATGGTCCCCCATTAGGTGTAGAATTTGATTTGCTTCCTCCTGGTGCATTTGAATCCCCGATTATGGATTCAGTCCATG AACCATCCATTGTTGGGAATCCTGTCCTCCGTTCTCCTGACATTTCTGGAGTGAAAGGGCAACTTAGTCCAAGAACT AGATATGAAGTATACAATTCCAAGTTCAGATCCCAGGATTCGTATATACAGCAGGAAAATCCTTGCATTACGCATGGGTTTGATCTTCAGGAGAAGAAATCTAGCAAAAAATTGAGACAAAAGTTAACTTACCTCAACCACACAAATTCTTCTCCTGGAAAAAACTCTTCCTTGGATATTTATGATAAATCTGTTGGCGGAACCTCTGCTTATAATACCAATAGGAAAGATAAAATGAGATCTAAGCGGGGTTACTCTAGTAGGAAAGTTACTAGTGAACAAACAGAGCCTTGTTTACATGAGTATGATAGAGTTAGTAGCCCCAAGCTTGTCCAAAGGAGTGATTATTTGAAGCCAAAGCCTTCGAGTTCTATA GAGGAGAACCTTGATGGAGAATGCAAGGCCATGAAAGTCTATAGCAATCCACTTAGAGTAATGATGAACTCTACTGATGAAATGGCG GTTGCAAAACAAGCCAGAGTTAATCTCCCTCAGCGAGATTATTCGACAAATTCGTTTCCTCAACTGCCACCTCGTAAAAATCAGATTAAAGG AACTGCTATGGAGATGCCATCTAGCTTCAGTGAGGATGAAACTGCAGAAACCAATTCTTCTGTGGATTGA